A window from Salmo trutta chromosome 29, fSalTru1.1, whole genome shotgun sequence encodes these proteins:
- the LOC115167727 gene encoding relaxin-3 receptor 1-like — translation MGELLNHSGILALNRTLMDDDKFGSLEDIDVTADGTPILRIIISVVYSIVCAVGLIGNLLVFFLMRLKQGRKKSSINFFIINLAVTDFQFVLTLPFWAVDTALDFSWPFGDAMCKIILSVTVMNMYASVFFLTAMSVTRYWSVASALKNRSRQRSCSVKLVCAVLWVSATIATAPTTIFSSVTVVAGEKLCLIRFPEGHDWLALYHLQKIIIAFVIPMLIVSVCYLMLLRFIRLRSMNNNHPKRRSRVTKSVTIVVLSFFLCWMPNHAITFWGVLVKFNAVNWDKSYYLVHTYVFPVTVCLAHANSCLNPVLYCLMRREFRKMLKDLFWRISSPAISKACTIRTFTGTCNTRVTHDDNQGVIPLNLLDTTQCRLSFIDRPDLPAIPGLPGMAPEDSQCIHQT, via the coding sequence ATGGGCGAGCTACTCAACCACAGCGGGATTTTGGCGTTGAACAGGACTTTGATGGATGATGACAAATTCGGCAGTCTGGAGGATATTGACGTGACCGCGGACGGCACCCCGATTCTAAGGATAATCATCTCGGTTGTTTACTCCATTGTGTGCGCGGTAGGGTTAATTGGGAACTTGTTAGTCTTTTTCCTAATGAGGTTAAAACAGGGCCGGAAGAAATCGAGTATTAACTTTTTCATCATCAACTTGGCAGTGACGGACTTCCAGTTTGTGTTGACTTTGCCGTTCTGGGCAGTGGACACCGCACTGGACTTCAGCTGGCCGTTTGGAGACGCCATGTGTAAAATCATCCTTTCCGTAACAGTTATGAACATGTACGCTAGCGTGTTCTTTCTGACTGCTATGAGTGTGACCAGATACTGGTCTGTCGCCTCGGCTCTGAAGAACCGGTCGAGACAGAGGTCGTGTTCGGTGAAATTGGTGTGCGCGGTGCTGTGGGTCTCCGCAACCATTGCCACAGCACCCACTACCATTTTCTCCTCAGTGACAGTAGTGGCTGGGGAGAAGCTCTGCCTCATCAGGTTCCCTGAGGGACATGACTGGCTCGCGCTATATCATCTCCAAAAAATTATCATAGCGTTCGTCATACCCATGCTGATAGTGTCCGTCTGCTATCTGATGCTCTTACGGTTTATCCGTCTGAGGAGCATGAACAACAACCACCCCAAAAGGAGGTCGAGGGTGACCAAATCTGTCACCATCGTcgtcctctccttctttctttgcTGGATGCCAAATCACGCCATCACATTCTGGGGTGTATTGGTAAAATTTAACGCAGTCAATTGGGATAAATCCTACTATTTGGTCCACACCTATGTATTCCCGGTGACTGTGTGCCTCGCACATGCCAATAGCTGCTTGAACCCAGTTCTGTATTGTCTCATGCGACGAGAATTCAGAAAGATGCTGAAGGATTTGTTTTGGAGAATTTCCTCACCAGCCATCTCCAAAGCCTGTACAATACGTACGTTTACGGGGACGTGCAACACACGTGTAACACACGACGACAACCAAGGGGTTATTCCCTTGAATCTTCTAGACACCACACAATGTCGACTATCCTTTATTGACAGACCGGATCTTCCCGCAATACCGGGTCTACCCGGAATGGCACCTGAAGATTCACAGTGCATCCACCAGACATAA
- the LOC115166807 gene encoding calmodulin-like protein 4 isoform X2, translating to MAKFLSGTQINEFKECFSLYDKKRKGKIEAKDLITVMRCLGTSPTFGEIDRHLQVHKIDKKGELDFSTFLTMMHRQIQQEDPKAEILEAMRMTDKQKKGYILASELRAKLTKLGEKLTDKEVDELFREANVKSNGKVHYEEFTRMVTLPSVDY from the exons ATG GCTAAATTCCTGTCAGGAACTCAGATCAATG AGTTCAAGGAATGTTTCTCCTTGTACGACAAGAAGCGCAAGGGGAAGATTGAAGCCAAGGACCTGATCACAGTTATGCGCTGTCTGGGGACGAGTCCCACCTTCGGTGAGATCGACCGACACCTGCAGGTCCACAAGATAG ATAAGAAGGGCGAGCTAGACTTCTCCACCTTCCTGACCATGATGCATCGGCAGATCCAGCAGGAGGACCCCAAGGCGGAGATCCTGGAGGCCATGAGGATGACGGACAAGCAGAAGAAGGGCTACATCCTGGCCTCAGAGCTCCGGGCCAAGCTCACCAAGCTGGGAGAGAAGCTAACTGATAAAGAAG TGGATGAGCTATTCAGAGAAGCCAACGTGAAGTCTAATGGCAAGGTGCACTACGAGGAGTTCACCAGGATGGTGACACTACCGTCAGTGGATTACTga
- the LOC115166807 gene encoding calmodulin-like protein 4 isoform X1 encodes MVYCVFPQAKFLSGTQINEFKECFSLYDKKRKGKIEAKDLITVMRCLGTSPTFGEIDRHLQVHKIDKKGELDFSTFLTMMHRQIQQEDPKAEILEAMRMTDKQKKGYILASELRAKLTKLGEKLTDKEVDELFREANVKSNGKVHYEEFTRMVTLPSVDY; translated from the exons ATGGTGTATTGTGTTTTTCCTCAGGCTAAATTCCTGTCAGGAACTCAGATCAATG AGTTCAAGGAATGTTTCTCCTTGTACGACAAGAAGCGCAAGGGGAAGATTGAAGCCAAGGACCTGATCACAGTTATGCGCTGTCTGGGGACGAGTCCCACCTTCGGTGAGATCGACCGACACCTGCAGGTCCACAAGATAG ATAAGAAGGGCGAGCTAGACTTCTCCACCTTCCTGACCATGATGCATCGGCAGATCCAGCAGGAGGACCCCAAGGCGGAGATCCTGGAGGCCATGAGGATGACGGACAAGCAGAAGAAGGGCTACATCCTGGCCTCAGAGCTCCGGGCCAAGCTCACCAAGCTGGGAGAGAAGCTAACTGATAAAGAAG TGGATGAGCTATTCAGAGAAGCCAACGTGAAGTCTAATGGCAAGGTGCACTACGAGGAGTTCACCAGGATGGTGACACTACCGTCAGTGGATTACTga